The DNA window GCCATTGAAATGGTTGACACGTTTTTAAATACTGAATTTGAAGGTGGACGACACCAAAACCGTGTAGATAAAATTCCGTTAAGTTGAAAATACTGTCATTCAGAGTGAGACAAAGAATCTCTTGAAAATTAGATAGATTCTTCAGTCATATTATTCCTTTTGAATGATATCAAATAATTATTATAGTGTAATGAGTCATTCACACAATCATAACCACTCCCATAATCATAGCGATTTAAAAGGTAGAAATCTACTTATTTCTATCTTATTAAATATCATCATCACTGTTGCTCAAGTGATTGGTGGATTACTTTCTGGAAGTTTATCATTACTGAGTGATGCACTCCATAATTTTAGTGATGTTGTCTCGCTGATGGTAAGTTATATTGCTGAACGACTTTCTAAAAAACAAGCCTCATTACAAAAAACCTTTGGTTATAAACGTGCTGAAATTTTAGCCGCTTTCATTAATGCTGCGACACTTATTATTGTGGCAGTTTTATTAATTATTGAAGCCGTTGAGCGTTTTCAAAATCCGCAAGAGATTGAATCAAATCTAGTGATTTGGTTATCGTTTGTTGCCATTTTAGGAAATGGTTTTAGCGTCTTACTTCTAAAAAAAGATAGCCAATCTAATATGAATATGAAAAGTGCCTATTTACATTTACTAACCGATATGATGGCTAGTGTTGCAGTGTTAATTGGTGGTTTATTGATGAAGTATTTCCAATTATTTTTGGTAGATAGTGTCTTGACGTTTGCTATTGCTGTGTATCTTATCATAATGGGTTATAGCTTACTTAAAAATTCATTTAAAGTATTAATGTTATTCACTCCAGAAGATATTGAAGTTGAAGATATTGTTCGTGTCGTTCAAGATATAGACGTTATTAAAAATGTGCATCATGTGCATATTTGGCAATTGAATGAAGAAGAAATTCATTTAGAAGCACATATCGATTTTAAAGAGGACATTACCTTATCAGAATTTGATGTCATCTTGCACAAGATTGAAGACTTGGTTTTTCATAACTTCGGAATTAATCATGTTAACATTCAACCAGAATTTGGTAAGTGTGATGATAAACATGTGATTGTACAGGATTAATATATTACTATAAATTAAAATAATTAAGACGTCATCATCTATAATAATGAGCTTCTGAAACAAGTTCAGGATGACAAATCATTTAAAATAATGTTAAAAATAAAAGTCAAAACCTTTCAAGAATTAACGACACAAGAATTATACGATGTACTTCAACTTAGAAGTGAAGTATTTGTGGTAGAACAAGATTGCGTGTATCAAGATATCGACGGAAAAGATCATAACGCATTACATGTAATAGGCTTTAAAGATGGAAACGTTGTGGCTTATACAAGACTTTTCAAACCGGGTTATTATTTTGATAAAGCCAGTATTGGTAGAGTAGTGGTTAAAGATTCTCAACGTGAGCATAAATATGGTTATGAGATTATGAA is part of the Psychroserpens ponticola genome and encodes:
- a CDS encoding GNAT family N-acetyltransferase, producing MLKIKVKTFQELTTQELYDVLQLRSEVFVVEQDCVYQDIDGKDHNALHVIGFKDGNVVAYTRLFKPGYYFDKASIGRVVVKDSQREHKYGYEIMKASIKAIKSHYQVSTIKISAQTYLKRFYNALEFFEVGEEYLEDGIPHIAMIRN
- a CDS encoding cation diffusion facilitator family transporter, yielding MSHSHNHNHSHNHSDLKGRNLLISILLNIIITVAQVIGGLLSGSLSLLSDALHNFSDVVSLMVSYIAERLSKKQASLQKTFGYKRAEILAAFINAATLIIVAVLLIIEAVERFQNPQEIESNLVIWLSFVAILGNGFSVLLLKKDSQSNMNMKSAYLHLLTDMMASVAVLIGGLLMKYFQLFLVDSVLTFAIAVYLIIMGYSLLKNSFKVLMLFTPEDIEVEDIVRVVQDIDVIKNVHHVHIWQLNEEEIHLEAHIDFKEDITLSEFDVILHKIEDLVFHNFGINHVNIQPEFGKCDDKHVIVQD